In Citrus sinensis cultivar Valencia sweet orange chromosome 2, DVS_A1.0, whole genome shotgun sequence, a single genomic region encodes these proteins:
- the LOC102621837 gene encoding pentatricopeptide repeat-containing protein At2g22410, mitochondrial: MNIFNAINLKLIKGPLLNPLRYLLCFLHTRSLSPHKEEPTNWNTTHVFVLQNPVLFLLEQCKSLSQLKQIQSQMTITGLISHGFAPSRLIAFCAISESKNLDYCTKILFNVQNPNSFSWNVAIRGFLETGKMREAVDLYKQMLRNGGTRPDNFTYPLLFKVCASLGLRFLGYEIFGHVLKLGFDVDMYVHNAVIHVFVSCGDLGLACNVFDESCVRNLVSWNSLINGFVRSGFPREAIRLFRDMQLERVEPDEVTMIGMVSACAQLEDLNLGREIHWYISESGLTLTVPLANALMDMYVKCGKLESAEEIFDSMVNKTVVSCTTMIVGYAKFGFLDIARKIFDDLPEKYVVPWNAIIGGYVQAKRSKEALALFHEMQATGIKPDAVTTVHCLSACSQLGALDDGIWIHRFIEKENFNLNVVLGTALVDMYAKCGNIAKALQVFHEMPERNSLTYTAIIGGLALHGKALDAISYFSEMIGVGLMPDEITFLGILSACCHGGLVDEGRKYFAQMSSIFRLSPKLKHYSCMVDLLGRSGLLEEAEQLIRSMPMAADVVVWGALFFACRLHGNVSIGERAAMKLLELDPQDSGIYVLLANMYRDSNMWEEAGKVRKMMEERGVEKTPGCSSIEVNGLLYEFIVRDKSHPELEQIYDCLVQLTRHF; encoded by the coding sequence ATGAACATTTTCAATGCCATCAATCTCAAATTGATTAAAGGCCCTCTTTTAAACCCTCTTCGTTACTTGCTATGCTTTCTTCACACTCGCTCTCTTTCTCCTCACAAAGAGGAACCTACAAATTGGAACACGACCCACGTATTTGTTCTTCAAAACCCAGTTCTATTTTTACTAGAACAATGCAAATCTTTATCCCAATTGAAGCAAATCCAATCCCAAATGACCATCACTGGCTTGATCTCACATGGGTTTGCTCCAAGTCGCCTTATTGCGTTTTGTGCAATATCTGAGTCAAAGAATCTTGATTATTGTACAAAGATTTTGTTTAATGTACAAAACCCTAATTCGTTTTCTTGGAATGTAGCTATTAGAGGGTTTTTAGAGACTGGAAAGATGAGAGAAGCTGTTGATTTGTATAAGCAAATGTTGAGAAATGGTGGGACTAGGCCTGATAATTTTACTTACCCTTTGTTGTTCAAAGTTTGTGCtagtttgggattgaggttttTAGGTTATGAGATTTTCGGGCATGTTTTGAAGCTGGGTTTTGATGTGGATATGTATGTGCATAATGCTGTGATTCATGTGTTTGTTTCGTGTGGAGATTTGGGGTTGGCATGCAATGTGTTTGATGAAAGTTGTGTGAGAAATTTGGTTTCTTGGAATTCTTTGATTAACGGGTTTGTTAGGAGTGGGTTTCCAAGAGAAGCTATTAGGCTCTTTCGAGATATGCAATTGGAGAGAGTCGAACCGGATGAGGTGACGATGATTGGGATGGTTTCGGCATGTGCTCAACTAGAGGATTTGAATCTTGGGAGAGAGATTCATTGGTATATTTCTGAAAGTGGGTTGACTTTGACTGTTCCACTCGCAAATGCGCTCATGGATATGTATGTGAAGTGTGGGAAACTTGAGTCAGCCGAAGAAATATTTGATAGCATGGTGAACAAAACGGTTGTGTCATGTACCACAATGATTGTGGGATATGCCAAATTTGGGTTTTTGGATATAGCTAGGAAGATTTTTGATGACTTGCCAGAGAAGTATGTTGTGCCATGGAATGCCATAATCGGAGGTTATGTCCAAGCCAAGCGTAGCAAGGAGGCTTTGGCTTTGTTTCATGAAATGCAAGCTACTGGCATAAAGCCAGATGCAGTGACCACGGTTCATTGCCTATCTGCTTGCTCACAACTTGGAGCCCTCGATGATGGAATATGGATTCACcgttttattgaaaaagaaaattttaatttgaatgttGTGTTAGGAACTGCATTAGTTGACATGTATGCCAAGTGTGGGAACATCGCAAAGGCCCTCCAGGTTTTTCATGAGATGCCtgaaagaaattctttaacCTATACTGCCATTATTGGGGGCTTAGCCCTTCACGGGAAAGCGCTTGATGCCatatcttacttctctgaaaTGATTGGTGTTGGGTTGATGCCAGATGAGATCACTTTTCTTGGGATTTTATCAGCTTGTTGTCATGGAGGGTTGGTAGATGAGGGTCGTAAGTATTTTGCCCAAATGAGCTCCATATTCAGATTGTCCCCTAAGCTTAAACACTACTCATGCATGGTGGATCTTCTAGGTAGGTCTGGTCTATTGGAAGAGGCTGAACAGCTTATCAGAAGCATGCCAATGGCAGCAGATGTTGTGGTGTGGGGTGCATTGTTTTTTGCATGTCGCCTGCATGGAAATGTTTCAATTGGAGAAAGAGCTGCTATGAAGCTTCTTGAGTTAGATCCTCAAGATAGTGGAATTTATGTATTGCTTGCTAATATGTATAGGGATTCAAATATGTGGGAGGAGGCTGGGAAGGTAAGAAAAATGATGGAGGAGAGAGGTGTGGAGAAGACTCCCGGTTGTAGCTCGATTGAGGTTAACGGCcttttgtatgaatttattgttagAGACAAATCCCACCCTGAATTGGAACAGATTTATGACTGTTTAGTTCAGTTAACAAGACACTTTTGA